From Erwinia sp. HDF1-3R, one genomic window encodes:
- a CDS encoding WYL domain-containing protein: MPTILALLGLILGAWSVRSICIKQQSNSNKFFKSLLAGFYFLATGGSAANDDNQFPAIIIMLIIGGVIQLYCNYRYIEPKESYIDAANGHKNSLGFFNDQVQDEAQQSYRSKNYAKASKSKGLNDVAFNYVNAEGVSRFREVDVKSFDGQYLEGYCHAARKFRTFRLDRIEGDIILRGTGQSMDPYEWATEIEA; this comes from the coding sequence ATGCCAACAATATTAGCACTGTTAGGTTTGATTTTAGGTGCGTGGTCTGTACGCAGTATATGTATAAAGCAGCAGAGCAATTCTAATAAATTCTTTAAGTCGTTATTAGCTGGTTTTTACTTCTTAGCTACTGGCGGTTCAGCAGCTAATGATGATAACCAATTTCCTGCGATAATAATAATGCTCATAATTGGCGGCGTTATACAGCTGTATTGCAATTACAGATATATAGAACCAAAGGAAAGCTATATTGATGCTGCAAATGGGCATAAAAACAGTCTAGGTTTCTTTAATGATCAAGTTCAAGACGAAGCTCAGCAGTCTTATCGCTCCAAAAACTATGCAAAAGCTTCAAAATCAAAAGGCTTAAATGATGTTGCTTTCAACTATGTTAACGCTGAAGGTGTAAGTCGCTTCCGTGAGGTTGATGTCAAAAGTTTTGATGGTCAGTACCTTGAAGGTTACTGTCATGCTGCCCGAAAATTCAGGACGTTCCGTCTTGATCGCATTGAGGGTGACATTATTTTGCGGGGTACTGGCCAGTCGATGGATCCTTATGAATGGGCAACAGAGATTGAGGCCTGA
- the tssD gene encoding type VI secretion system tube protein TssD, whose translation MPIPANMWLKDDGGADIKGSVDVQDREGSIEIIGLSHGLTLPVDAASGKITGTRQHSSMMLEKEIDSSSPYLNRAAATGQALQIAEIRFYKINDAGQEVCYYIILLENVKVTSVNSSIPNTKLSSSQLNHVEHVSLNYEKITWHYVDGNVKFADAWNERKTV comes from the coding sequence ATGCCAATCCCTGCTAACATGTGGCTCAAGGACGACGGCGGTGCAGACATTAAAGGGTCTGTTGATGTTCAGGATCGTGAAGGCAGCATTGAAATTATCGGTTTATCCCACGGCTTAACGCTGCCAGTTGATGCTGCGAGCGGTAAAATCACCGGTACCCGCCAGCATTCATCTATGATGCTTGAAAAAGAAATTGATAGTTCTTCTCCATATCTCAATCGTGCAGCTGCTACAGGGCAGGCGCTGCAAATCGCTGAAATCCGTTTTTATAAAATCAATGATGCGGGGCAAGAGGTTTGCTATTACATCATACTTCTGGAAAACGTTAAGGTAACGAGTGTAAACAGCTCTATTCCTAACACGAAGCTATCCAGTTCACAGCTAAACCATGTAGAACACGTCAGCCTCAATTACGAAAAAATCACCTGGCACTACGTAGACGGTAACGTGAAATTTGCCGATGCGTGGAACGAGCGAAAAACTGTTTGA
- a CDS encoding replication endonuclease, with amino-acid sequence MTQEYAWPWNAPRQAISSPYLTYDQIQRRDQLIAAVSHARELLEAQPALVRIDVNRRLNELEKEHGVQRANVYLTKTFVERTLPRLELVNAQYRLGEMKQGTFMTLTENAGDNSRAVTAAGTLWELMRRFNRLPEMARADVDLLAGDVASFILAEIVQAHGLESDESEYKYTHRIFMMAATITREFKQTPPLWEKVTSRLFDPEEVTPAIMRMQMEKWWKGRLRRIAASWREHLQIALANVSKKHTPYASSMTIIEWREQKRRTREFLKGMELEDEEGNRISLIEKYDGSVANPAIRRCELMTRIRGFEDICNEMGFVGEFYTITAPSRYHATIKTGYRNRKWNGASPAETQRYLCNVWQKVRAKLHREDIRIFGIRVAEPHHDATPHWHMLMFMLPENVDRVRQILRDYAYQEESDELTTDKARKARFHAEAIDPDKGSATGYVAKYISKNIDGYALDGELDDESGKELKETAPAVSAWAARWHIRQFQFVGGAPVTVYRELRRMKDSETAHGLSVEFAAAHDAADDGDWAEYVNAQGGPFVRHDDLAVRTWYQASQDRNEYGEETLRIKGVYATSVGEDTPILTRLAQWKIVAKRAIDLAVDLKGANAPSRSSVNNCTGRSGCEDLTQPDVMLNMDFDHLPRIERRRLLRRLASERPEKAAKTFRRSDKVEAACARVIDQIRELTGETISRGLATRLISGVETKIAGEWCRSASNGELFRAPRPISFTELLARLHDLRVMAAT; translated from the coding sequence ATGACTCAAGAATACGCCTGGCCGTGGAACGCACCACGGCAGGCTATTAGTAGTCCTTATCTCACCTATGACCAAATCCAACGCCGCGATCAACTGATTGCGGCTGTTTCGCATGCGCGGGAATTACTGGAAGCGCAGCCCGCCCTTGTCCGTATCGATGTTAACCGCCGTCTGAATGAGCTGGAAAAAGAACATGGTGTTCAGCGGGCCAATGTTTACTTAACGAAAACCTTCGTAGAGCGGACATTGCCACGCCTTGAGCTGGTGAACGCGCAGTATCGTCTGGGGGAAATGAAACAGGGTACGTTTATGACGCTCACCGAGAACGCCGGCGATAACAGCCGGGCAGTAACCGCCGCCGGTACTCTCTGGGAGTTGATGAGAAGATTCAACCGTCTTCCAGAAATGGCCCGTGCGGATGTTGATCTGCTGGCCGGTGATGTTGCCAGCTTCATTCTGGCTGAAATAGTTCAGGCACATGGCCTGGAGAGCGATGAATCAGAATACAAATACACTCACCGTATCTTCATGATGGCAGCAACCATCACCAGGGAGTTTAAGCAGACGCCTCCACTTTGGGAGAAAGTTACGTCTCGACTCTTTGACCCTGAAGAGGTTACCCCCGCAATTATGCGTATGCAGATGGAAAAATGGTGGAAAGGCCGGCTACGCCGTATCGCTGCATCGTGGCGGGAACATCTCCAGATTGCCCTGGCTAACGTCAGCAAAAAACACACCCCTTATGCCAGCAGCATGACCATTATCGAATGGCGTGAACAGAAACGCCGCACCCGTGAATTTCTTAAAGGAATGGAGCTGGAAGACGAGGAAGGCAACCGCATCAGCCTGATTGAGAAATATGATGGCAGCGTTGCTAACCCCGCGATCCGCCGTTGTGAGCTGATGACCCGAATTCGTGGCTTTGAGGATATCTGTAACGAGATGGGTTTTGTGGGGGAGTTTTATACCATCACTGCACCATCGCGGTATCACGCCACTATCAAAACCGGCTATCGCAACCGTAAATGGAATGGCGCCAGCCCGGCAGAGACCCAGCGCTATCTTTGCAATGTCTGGCAGAAAGTCCGCGCAAAACTGCATCGTGAAGATATTCGCATCTTCGGCATTCGCGTGGCTGAGCCGCATCATGACGCTACGCCTCACTGGCACATGCTGATGTTTATGCTTCCAGAAAATGTGGACCGCGTACGTCAAATCCTGCGTGATTACGCCTATCAGGAAGAGAGTGATGAACTGACTACGGATAAAGCCCGCAAGGCCCGCTTTCACGCGGAAGCCATCGATCCCGATAAAGGCAGTGCGACGGGCTATGTGGCTAAATATATTTCCAAAAACATCGACGGATACGCCCTTGATGGTGAGCTGGATGATGAGAGTGGCAAAGAGCTGAAAGAGACTGCGCCAGCCGTTTCAGCCTGGGCGGCACGGTGGCACATTCGCCAGTTTCAGTTTGTTGGCGGTGCGCCGGTCACGGTTTACCGCGAATTACGCCGTATGAAAGACAGCGAAACCGCTCACGGCCTCAGTGTTGAATTTGCTGCCGCTCATGATGCTGCCGATGATGGTGACTGGGCCGAATACGTTAATGCTCAGGGCGGGCCATTTGTTCGTCATGACGATCTGGCTGTGCGCACATGGTATCAGGCATCTCAAGACCGCAACGAATACGGCGAGGAAACTCTGCGTATCAAAGGCGTGTATGCAACATCCGTAGGGGAGGACACACCAATTTTAACTCGTCTCGCGCAATGGAAGATTGTAGCGAAGCGGGCCATTGATTTGGCGGTTGACCTTAAGGGTGCGAATGCGCCCTCTCGGAGTTCTGTCAATAACTGTACGGGGAGATCGGGATGTGAGGATCTGACGCAGCCGGACGTTATGCTAAATATGGACTTTGACCATCTGCCCCGGATAGAACGGCGCCGTTTATTGAGGAGATTGGCTAGTGAACGACCGGAGAAAGCGGCAAAAACCTTCAGGCGCTCCGACAAAGTGGAAGCTGCATGCGCCAGGGTAATCGACCAAATCAGAGAATTGACGGGTGAAACCATCAGCCGTGGGTTAGCTACGCGTCTTATCAGCGGCGTAGAAACTAAAATCGCAGGGGAATGGTGTCGAAGCGCCAGTAATGGAGAGCTGTTCCGCGCACCAAGACCGATTTCATTCACAGAACTGTTAGCCAGACTTCATGATCTGCGTGTAATGGCCGCAACATGA
- a CDS encoding phage regulatory CII family protein, whose product MFDFQVSQQSHYENACRAFVSRHNIRELADKVGMNQQTLRNKLNPDQAHQLTAPEIAMLTDVTEDATLIDGLLAQMKCLPAVPMNEVKAERMTHYVMQATAELGKVAAAAVSGERMTASRTSAFMENVNAGIRCLSLIGLTVHARVQSNPTLASTVDAISGIGASIGLS is encoded by the coding sequence ATGTTTGATTTTCAGGTTTCCCAACAATCGCACTATGAAAATGCCTGCCGGGCTTTTGTCTCCCGCCACAACATCCGTGAGCTGGCCGACAAGGTAGGCATGAATCAGCAGACTTTACGTAACAAGCTGAACCCCGATCAAGCGCATCAGCTTACTGCACCAGAAATCGCAATGCTGACCGACGTTACTGAAGATGCCACGCTGATCGATGGCCTGTTGGCGCAGATGAAATGCCTGCCAGCCGTACCAATGAATGAAGTAAAAGCCGAGCGCATGACGCACTACGTTATGCAGGCAACTGCCGAGTTGGGGAAAGTTGCAGCCGCCGCAGTATCTGGCGAAAGAATGACAGCCTCACGCACAAGCGCTTTCATGGAAAACGTTAACGCAGGCATTCGCTGCCTGTCGCTTATCGGCTTAACCGTTCATGCGCGTGTCCAGTCAAACCCGACTCTTGCAAGCACCGTTGATGCAATCAGCGGGATAGGCGCGTCAATTGGCCTGAGCTGA
- the rsmF gene encoding 16S rRNA (cytosine(1407)-C(5))-methyltransferase RsmF, whose amino-acid sequence MRTLLPDAADYERFIAISQQPLRRSIRVNTLKITVEAFLLLVEPYRWALTPIPWCKEGFWIAREDADALPLGSTAEHLAGLFYIQEASSMLPVTALFDGMPEPERVMDVAAAPGSKTTQIAARMGNRGAVLANEYSASRVKVLHANLSRCGVSNTAIAHFDGRVYGPALPESFDAVLLDAPCSGEGVIRKDADALRNWSPESTADIAATQYDLIDSAFHTLRPGGTLVYSTCTLNQSENQQVIAWLMAKYPDAVAIEPLNGLFAGAERAATPEGFLHVFPQIFDSEGFFVARLRKLQSVPPMPAPGYKVGKLPFSPVKNREQQEISAAAAKAGLVWNSATHSLWQRDKELWLFPQAIESLLGKVRFSRIGIRLAETFPKGWRWQHEAVIALANPHATNRFELTLAEAEEWYRGRDIYPERDLPGSEILVTCQHQPVGIAKKVGSRIKNNYPRDLVRDGKLFSS is encoded by the coding sequence ATGCGCACCCTGCTGCCCGATGCAGCGGATTATGAGCGCTTTATCGCTATCAGCCAGCAGCCGCTGCGTCGCAGCATTCGCGTCAATACGTTAAAAATCACCGTCGAGGCATTTCTGCTGCTGGTTGAACCGTACCGCTGGGCACTGACGCCCATTCCCTGGTGTAAAGAAGGTTTTTGGATCGCACGGGAAGACGCCGATGCCCTGCCGCTGGGCAGCACGGCGGAACATCTCGCTGGCCTGTTTTACATTCAGGAAGCCAGCTCAATGTTGCCGGTCACCGCGCTGTTTGACGGCATGCCAGAGCCCGAGCGGGTGATGGACGTTGCCGCTGCGCCCGGCTCCAAAACCACGCAGATTGCCGCCCGCATGGGTAACCGGGGCGCCGTGCTGGCCAACGAGTACTCTGCCAGCCGGGTGAAGGTGCTGCATGCCAACCTCAGCCGCTGCGGCGTCAGCAATACCGCGATTGCCCATTTCGACGGTCGCGTATACGGCCCGGCCCTGCCTGAAAGCTTCGACGCGGTACTGCTGGACGCGCCCTGCTCGGGTGAAGGCGTTATCCGTAAGGATGCGGATGCACTGCGCAACTGGTCGCCCGAAAGCACGGCTGACATTGCTGCCACCCAGTACGATTTAATCGACAGCGCTTTCCATACGCTGCGTCCGGGCGGCACGCTGGTCTATTCCACCTGCACATTGAATCAGAGTGAAAACCAGCAGGTCATCGCCTGGCTGATGGCCAAATATCCCGACGCGGTGGCGATTGAGCCGCTTAACGGGCTGTTCGCGGGCGCAGAGCGCGCCGCTACGCCGGAGGGTTTTCTGCACGTGTTCCCGCAGATTTTCGACAGTGAGGGCTTTTTTGTGGCGCGCCTGCGCAAGCTGCAAAGCGTTCCGCCGATGCCCGCGCCGGGCTATAAAGTCGGCAAACTCCCCTTCTCCCCGGTCAAAAACCGGGAGCAGCAGGAGATCAGCGCGGCAGCAGCAAAAGCGGGACTGGTATGGAACAGTGCGACACACAGCCTGTGGCAGCGCGATAAGGAGCTGTGGCTCTTTCCGCAGGCGATAGAATCCCTGCTGGGTAAAGTGCGGTTTTCACGTATCGGCATCAGGCTGGCAGAAACCTTCCCTAAAGGCTGGCGCTGGCAGCATGAAGCCGTGATTGCGCTGGCGAACCCGCACGCCACCAACCGCTTCGAACTGACGCTTGCCGAAGCCGAAGAGTGGTACAGAGGACGGGATATCTACCCGGAACGGGACCTGCCGGGAAGTGAAATTTTGGTCACCTGCCAGCATCAGCCTGTCGGCATAGCTAAAAAGGTGGGAAGCCGGATAAAAAATAATTATCCGCGCGATCTGGTGCGCGACGGAAAACTTTTCTCATCCTGA
- a CDS encoding phage repressor protein CI, whose protein sequence is MIDEMGKSTEVLERLMSSYGVKTQKELALALGIPANNISGWTQRDSVPGNSIIKCALDTGADLQWLVSGELAKANSDAPHSLGQGKALYEEIMSNGGKPVLRRILDAYGFTLQKQLCDLLKISSGTVSTWVRRDYFPGDVVVTCALDTGVPLLWLATGKGINVESNDKTITASFIPRKNLTAGVLQDAASWNIDLSFIPHAMIEPLYVFSNVGSWIVDTGVTEISNGRWLLGIDNKFDVYDVAMLPGRKISVSNKASSFTCGAEEVSAAGKIVLTMDYNF, encoded by the coding sequence ATGATTGATGAGATGGGTAAAAGTACCGAAGTGCTTGAAAGATTGATGTCTTCTTATGGGGTCAAAACGCAAAAAGAGTTGGCTCTGGCATTAGGTATACCTGCCAATAATATCAGTGGTTGGACTCAGCGTGACAGTGTTCCGGGTAACTCGATCATTAAGTGCGCCCTGGATACAGGGGCCGATTTGCAATGGTTAGTAAGTGGCGAACTTGCAAAAGCAAACTCTGATGCTCCGCATTCACTTGGTCAAGGTAAAGCTTTATACGAAGAAATAATGTCCAACGGCGGTAAGCCAGTTCTTCGCAGAATTCTGGATGCATATGGCTTTACACTGCAAAAACAGCTTTGTGATCTTCTCAAAATATCATCTGGCACCGTAAGCACTTGGGTACGGCGTGATTACTTCCCTGGCGATGTTGTAGTTACATGTGCGCTTGATACTGGTGTTCCTTTGTTATGGCTTGCCACAGGAAAGGGGATTAATGTTGAAAGTAACGATAAAACCATTACCGCCTCTTTCATTCCTCGTAAAAACTTAACGGCGGGGGTTCTTCAGGATGCCGCCAGTTGGAATATTGACTTAAGTTTTATCCCACACGCGATGATCGAACCGCTATATGTTTTCAGCAATGTCGGATCATGGATTGTTGACACTGGGGTCACGGAAATTAGCAATGGTCGCTGGCTACTGGGTATTGATAATAAATTCGACGTTTATGATGTTGCAATGTTACCTGGGCGAAAAATTAGCGTATCTAACAAAGCGTCAAGTTTCACTTGCGGTGCTGAAGAGGTCAGTGCTGCAGGTAAAATTGTTTTAACAATGGATTATAATTTCTAA
- a CDS encoding HNH endonuclease signature motif containing protein, whose amino-acid sequence MSQQAWSFKTIKHEDLRYHGNNGYDDDYSKNYRYDNDVGNHKNVKVGDLVIITDRDVVLGVSLITELKTSPKVKSRNKCPFPGCDAKKLVPRKKLLPLWRCSNNHKFDKPLILNVNATEFTAEYGTNFKKIDFISMDLLKENTLRYNGQSSIQEINFEWIDTLLNLNKVIDPTIGKHDADDNVERNCNDERKILERSIKQRRGQRKFRETLLSKNPRCAITGCELVDILEAAHIDAYRNNTHNHISNGILLRSDLHTLFDLNLMAIDPTSLTVHFSKLVKEKYYMTFEDNKIEIKHSLSTAALEERWASFILML is encoded by the coding sequence ATGTCGCAACAAGCATGGTCTTTTAAGACAATCAAACACGAAGATTTGAGATATCATGGTAATAATGGTTATGATGATGACTACTCTAAAAATTATCGCTACGATAATGATGTAGGTAATCATAAAAATGTAAAAGTCGGTGATTTAGTGATTATTACCGATAGAGATGTAGTTTTGGGAGTATCATTAATTACGGAATTAAAAACGAGTCCAAAAGTGAAATCTAGGAATAAATGTCCATTTCCGGGGTGTGACGCAAAAAAACTGGTTCCTCGAAAAAAATTACTTCCCCTATGGAGATGTAGTAACAATCACAAATTTGATAAACCTCTAATTTTGAATGTCAATGCTACTGAGTTTACAGCGGAGTATGGTACAAATTTCAAAAAAATAGATTTCATTTCTATGGATCTACTTAAAGAAAATACTCTTAGATATAATGGTCAAAGCTCAATCCAAGAAATTAATTTTGAATGGATTGATACGTTGCTAAATCTGAATAAAGTTATAGATCCCACAATTGGTAAGCACGATGCCGACGACAATGTTGAGCGTAATTGTAATGATGAAAGAAAAATTTTAGAAAGAAGCATAAAGCAGAGGCGAGGTCAAAGAAAATTTCGCGAAACTCTCCTTTCAAAAAATCCACGTTGTGCTATTACAGGATGTGAGCTGGTTGATATTCTCGAAGCTGCTCATATTGATGCTTATAGGAATAATACACATAATCACATCAGCAATGGAATACTCTTGAGATCTGACCTTCATACTCTATTTGATTTGAATTTAATGGCTATTGATCCAACAAGTCTGACGGTGCACTTTTCTAAACTGGTGAAAGAAAAATACTACATGACATTCGAAGATAATAAGATAGAAATCAAACATTCTTTATCTACTGCAGCTTTAGAAGAAAGATGGGCATCCTTCATTTTGATGCTGTAG
- a CDS encoding DUF2778 domain-containing protein codes for MALNGKFLLNGADIAPLSFPGVGTLMAFSGNGAYKNRGGCGKHPGDGPIPEGRYWIVGRGSGGPVSKIIAFFKDTYNKYHSGAEFARSEWFALYPNDWSIDDSTWIEGVKREHFRLHPGVLSDGCITLVSNADFRTLRNALINTPQIHVPCMKDLMAYGKIEVVCNGYNICS; via the coding sequence GTGGCTTTAAATGGAAAGTTTTTACTCAACGGAGCAGATATAGCGCCATTATCTTTTCCCGGGGTAGGTACATTGATGGCATTCTCCGGCAATGGTGCTTATAAAAACCGGGGCGGTTGTGGGAAACATCCGGGAGATGGTCCAATCCCCGAGGGGCGATATTGGATCGTAGGACGAGGCAGCGGTGGCCCCGTTTCGAAAATAATTGCTTTTTTTAAAGACACTTACAACAAATACCATAGCGGCGCGGAGTTCGCCCGTTCAGAATGGTTCGCGCTTTACCCTAATGACTGGAGTATTGATGATTCTACATGGATAGAAGGAGTCAAACGCGAGCATTTCAGGCTACATCCGGGCGTTTTATCAGACGGCTGTATAACACTTGTTAGTAACGCTGATTTCCGCACACTCCGCAATGCCCTGATCAATACCCCGCAGATTCATGTCCCGTGCATGAAAGACCTTATGGCCTACGGCAAGATCGAGGTTGTCTGTAATGGCTATAACATTTGCTCGTAG
- a CDS encoding DNA adenine methylase — MNTVLKWAGSKSRIIAEITKHLPAGERLVEPFAGSCAVMMNTDYPAYLLADVNPDLINLYRQIKDNSRQFIILAFRAFAENRTQESYYSIREAFNHHLGLPLLERAAYFLYLNRNGYRGMCRYNHKGNFNIPFGNYPEPYFPLEEIKAFAEKAKRATFICADFTETLNMLKAGDVVYCDPPYDDTFADYHSGGFGKDKQYELASVLSDVANRHPVIASNSHTRLVKSLYRQFDLHQITAPRSIGVAAGKGKSAEELICVSRPAGTQIQHANPAVYPGPVNGEFA, encoded by the coding sequence ATGAACACCGTTTTGAAGTGGGCTGGCAGTAAGTCACGCATCATTGCTGAGATTACTAAACACTTGCCGGCGGGTGAGCGCCTCGTTGAGCCTTTCGCGGGTTCATGTGCTGTGATGATGAACACTGATTATCCGGCGTATCTGTTGGCGGACGTTAATCCAGACCTGATTAACCTCTATCGTCAAATTAAAGATAACTCTCGGCAGTTCATTATTTTGGCATTCCGGGCATTTGCGGAAAATCGCACGCAGGAAAGTTATTACTCAATCCGCGAAGCATTTAATCATCATCTTGGGTTGCCATTGCTGGAACGCGCTGCCTATTTCCTTTATCTGAACCGCAATGGCTATCGCGGCATGTGTCGCTATAACCATAAGGGCAATTTCAATATCCCCTTTGGTAATTACCCCGAGCCTTACTTTCCACTGGAAGAAATCAAAGCCTTTGCAGAAAAAGCAAAACGGGCAACGTTCATTTGTGCTGATTTTACTGAAACGCTGAACATGCTTAAAGCTGGCGATGTGGTTTATTGCGATCCTCCATACGATGACACCTTTGCGGATTATCACAGTGGAGGCTTTGGAAAAGATAAACAGTATGAGCTGGCATCTGTCCTGAGTGATGTGGCTAACCGCCATCCGGTCATCGCTTCCAACAGCCACACCCGCCTGGTTAAAAGCCTGTATCGCCAGTTTGACCTTCATCAGATCACAGCCCCGCGCAGCATTGGTGTAGCCGCTGGTAAAGGTAAGAGCGCTGAAGAACTTATCTGTGTCAGCCGTCCCGCAGGAACGCAGATTCAACATGCTAATCCTGCTGTATACCCCGGTCCTGTGAACGGGGAGTTTGCATGA
- a CDS encoding phage filamentation protein Fil family protein, with protein MISFASLLKRQNPSPAYGHGWIMGKDGKRWHPSNEQKALLRGLTKKQKPSFKFILKVGA; from the coding sequence ATGATTTCCTTTGCATCATTGCTTAAGCGCCAGAATCCGTCACCTGCTTACGGACACGGCTGGATTATGGGGAAAGACGGAAAGCGCTGGCATCCAAGTAATGAGCAGAAAGCTCTGCTGCGTGGGCTGACAAAGAAACAAAAGCCATCGTTCAAATTCATTCTTAAGGTAGGGGCATAA
- a CDS encoding DUF2732 family protein: MNKSEVMPSANDLHLNQLLTEARSEERKDKALAVSIRLEALAIVITRKEMNHKDVAELLRQEALRFEHESQELH; this comes from the coding sequence ATGAATAAATCAGAAGTCATGCCGTCAGCCAATGATTTGCACCTGAATCAGTTACTGACAGAAGCCCGTTCTGAAGAAAGAAAGGATAAAGCGCTGGCCGTTTCAATCCGTCTTGAGGCGCTGGCAATTGTTATTACCCGCAAGGAGATGAACCACAAAGATGTGGCCGAACTCCTTCGTCAAGAGGCTCTGCGTTTTGAGCACGAATCGCAGGAGCTGCACTAA
- a CDS encoding TraR/DksA family transcriptional regulator — translation MADSMDLAQQREAENLARSLANVINRPVQISAFFCEECEAPIPEERRKALTGVTLCVTCKQVEELHASHFRGASV, via the coding sequence ATGGCTGATTCAATGGATTTAGCGCAGCAGCGCGAGGCTGAGAATCTGGCCCGCAGCCTGGCAAATGTGATCAATCGCCCTGTGCAGATTAGCGCGTTCTTCTGTGAAGAATGCGAAGCACCGATCCCCGAAGAACGCCGCAAGGCACTCACTGGTGTGACGCTGTGTGTGACCTGTAAACAAGTCGAGGAGCTGCACGCTTCTCATTTCAGAGGGGCGTCAGTATGA
- a CDS encoding metallophosphoesterase, which produces MIYQSLNGESWRHIYIVGDLHGCRQLLDERLREVNFDYSQDLLVAVGDLIDRGPDSLGCLTLLTEPWFRSVRGNHEEMAIAALTVGQHSSWIRNGGDWFYELSGPGMIEAKHALSQCRLLPLILHIVQGSRIVVVAHADYPAAVYAWGAAVDATDVVWSRTRLERLQNGTGAEIRGADAFYFGHTPLDTPLHAFNQHYIDTGAVFGHSLTLAQIQ; this is translated from the coding sequence ATGATCTATCAGTCTCTTAACGGTGAAAGCTGGCGACATATCTATATCGTCGGCGACCTGCACGGCTGTCGGCAACTGCTGGATGAAAGGTTGCGTGAGGTGAATTTTGATTATTCTCAGGACCTGCTGGTCGCCGTCGGCGATCTGATCGACCGGGGGCCGGACAGTCTCGGCTGCCTGACGCTGTTGACTGAGCCGTGGTTTCGCAGTGTAAGGGGTAATCATGAAGAAATGGCGATCGCTGCGCTGACCGTTGGACAGCACAGTTCGTGGATTCGAAACGGTGGCGACTGGTTTTATGAGCTGAGCGGGCCGGGCATGATCGAGGCAAAGCATGCGCTGAGCCAGTGCCGCCTGCTGCCGCTGATCCTGCATATCGTGCAGGGCAGCCGCATTGTCGTGGTCGCTCATGCCGATTACCCCGCCGCCGTTTACGCCTGGGGGGCCGCGGTGGATGCCACCGACGTGGTCTGGAGCAGGACCCGTCTTGAACGCCTGCAAAACGGAACGGGTGCGGAGATCCGTGGGGCGGATGCCTTTTATTTTGGTCATACGCCCCTTGATACGCCGCTTCACGCTTTCAATCAGCACTATATAGATACCGGTGCTGTTTTTGGTCACTCGCTGACGCTGGCGCAGATACAGTAA